Below is a window of Verrucomicrobiia bacterium DNA.
TACAGCGGGTCCCAATTGTCGAAACCCATGCCGCCCACGAAACGGTAACGCCCTCCCGCGAAAGGCCCGGGCACTTTGGACAGACGGGTTTCTTCGCGCCCTTCGATTCCGTAATCGTACTGCAATTCGTATTGGGCCCCGGTTTCATTCACCTGAAAACCCGAGGCGCGCAGTGCGGTCTCGATTTTTTCTTTCACCATGCGGTCGAAAATAGGATTCGGCATGCCGGGATTCGGGGACACGGAAAAGGAAGAGCCCGCCGGGAACTGGCTCACGCCGTCGCCGGGCAGCGCATAAGCGTCGAGCCTCACGCGGCGGGCGCAGCCCTGTGTCCAAGGCAAGACAAGCAAGATCAAAATCCAAAGCCGGACTATTTTTTTCATGACATGATCGTAAGAAGGCGCGCGTCCCCGCCCTATCGGGGAAGCTCCAAAAATCAGCGGCGCTTTGGAGTGATCAGGGCGAGCGCGGCGAGGACCGCGGAAAAGG
It encodes the following:
- a CDS encoding DUF4136 domain-containing protein, whose product is MKKIVRLWILILLVLPWTQGCARRVRLDAYALPGDGVSQFPAGSSFSVSPNPGMPNPIFDRMVKEKIETALRASGFQVNETGAQYELQYDYGIEGREETRLSKVPGPFAGGRYRFVGGMGFDNWDPLYYSTIVADTYPVYTAHLRLRVLKNGQTQAPQEARAVWVGETSTESDERNLRELIDYLIAASARSLGRDTRKPVDVTVPEDDPVLKQLRGAAPAAPAASPEGS